The segment GTTCAAAAAACAACTCGAAGACATCCTCATTTATCGCACCACTTTCCAAGCAGAAAAGCAGGAAAGCAAGGGGTCAGAGGAGCCACCAGCTACCGTACAAGTGCAAACTCAGGAAGGCGATGTCTGGCAAGATGTCACTTCAGCCATTGAGGAACAAGAAAATCCAAAATCCAAAATCCAAAATCCAAAATCGGAATATACCACTCTCAAAGAATACCTGGAACGCAACCAAAAGCGTCACGAAAACCGAGTTTTCTACTGCACCGATGAAGTTGCACAAGCTACCTACGTAGAACTACACAAAAGGCAGGGTCTAGAAGTCCTGTTTATGGACTCCTTCATTGACTCTCACTTCATCTCTTTCCTGGAGCGGGAATATAAAGATGTCCAGTTCTCTCGCGTAGACTCCGAACTAGATCAAAACCTGGTCGAACAAGACAAAGCTGCCGAAATCGTTGACCCCAAAACCAACAAAACCCGCAGCGAACTGATCAAAGAGCTATTCGAGAAATCCCTCAACAAGCCCAAACTCACCATCCGTACTGAAGCGCTGAAGTCAGACGACCCCCAAGGAACGCCACCAGCAATGGTACTGCTACCAGAATTTCTGCGGCGTATGCGAGAGATGACCGCTTTGTTGCAACAGCAAGCTGTTCAATTTCCAGAAGAACACACTTTGGTGGTTAACACCACTCATCCCTTGATCCAAAATCTCGTTAGTCTGAGTCAGGGCAGTATCCTCCAAGGTGAAGGTACGTCTCCCAGCGGCGAACTAGCTAACTTGATTTGTCATCACGTTTACGATTTGGCGTTGATGGCGCACAAAGCATTAGATGCTGAGGGGATGAAAGCTTTTGTGGCCCGATCGAACCAAGTGCTAACTCGTCTCACCGCTAATTGAGAATGGGGGAGTGGGGGAGTGGGAGAGTGGGAGAGTGGGGCAGAAAATCACAACTGACCACTGACAACTGACCACTGACCACTGACAACTTACCACTGACCACTGACCACTGACCACTGACTAATTCCCTACAATAGAAGGTTGCACCTAAAATTCCTGAAACCTGGAGATACTTATGTCCCGTGTATGTCAACTGACTGGTAAGAAGGCGAATAACGCCTACGCTATTTCCCATTCTCACAGACGCACCAAAAAGCTGCAAGAAGTCAACTTGCAGTGGAAGCGAGTTTGGTGGGCCGAAGGGAAACGCTGGGTGAAGCTCCGCCTTTCCACAAAGGCAATCAAAACCTTAGATCACAAGGGTTTGGCAGCTATGGCTAAAGAAGCTGGGCTTGACCTGAATAAGTTTTAATTAAAGTTTTGCTGTTTATGTAGGGTGGGCACTCCCCACCCTACAGATTTTTCTGAGCGATCGCACTGGTAGACCTTGCCTATCCCACCACTCTGTGTCTTTGCCTTTTGTTTCTTGGGGGTGATAGGTTTACTGAAGCTACTGGGTAATATAAGCCTATACCCTTGCATACCCCAGATGTTTAAATTTTTTTTACGGATTACCGAAATGTCTGAAAAGCAAGTTGTAGTTACTCTTATGCCTAACCTTTACTTACCGCAAAAAGCAAAATTTATGCCTTATTCACCAATACAAGGTAACTCCCGTGTACCCGGTAAAATTAAAGAAAACTTTTAAATTTGGCTTATGTCCGGTGAGAGCATATTTTCTCGGTTGAAACGCACATCTTGAGATGTTAGCACAGAGATAAGCCAAAAGTTAATGAATTTTCGGTAAATTTCTCACAATTCAGCCGATTAAAGCAAAGCCAGTCAAACCGATCTTCATATTTTAAACCGGGCTAGAAGCCAGACACTCTCAATTGAGGAAGCAGCCATGTTAAACCGCAAGCAAACCAAGGCCATTAAAAAATTCATCTACACCATATTCAAACAGTTTTGGCAACTATCGAGAAGTACTAGCAGGAAACTCAGCCGTTGGTTGGTGCGTAACTTGCTGAACATAGGCCGCAGGCGGCGTATGGCTACGGCTAGATCTGGATTTGTGCTGCCAACAGTAGTCATGCTGCTGTTGGTTGTGGCTTTGGTGGTGGCTGCGCTCCTATTTCGGACGGGAAGCCGGACTAATCAAGTGATTGGAGCCCGTGAAGAGCAGGTTATTTACAATGCTGCTACGCCAGCAATTGAACGGGCTAAGGCAAAGTTGGAGTACTTGTTCCGAAAAGATAAGCGGTTTCCCAGCGGTCCGCCTTCCGATGAAATGCTGCTTTCTATGCTCACCAACGAGCCTGCTCAGTACAGCAATCCAGCATTGACTACCCAGCTTAATCCCAATCCCTATAAGCTTAACGATGAGACAGAGTTGGGAAATATCAATCCAAATATTGATGGCAAACCCGATCCAGCCTGGTCTTATAAAATTGATGTCGATGGAGATGGGAACCCAGAAACTGTCGTCTACTCCATAACTTTAAAAAGAAGAGAAACAGCCGGAAGTATAACCCTAGAAAACAGCACCGATCAGCAGAAAGCTAACTCCCTGGTTGTCCGTAATGGCCCAATAAATTCTAGAATTACTACCGACCCCGTATGTGCCGCTCTCACCGCGACTCCGGCACCCCCAGCAGGTGGAGCAGTTCCGGTAAGAGCGACAAATGAAAATGATTGGTTCCCTCAAGGTAGCGCCACCCTACGGAAGACTTTTCAGGTCGATGCGATCGTCATCTCTAACAAAGCAGGAACTAGCAGAACCGTTGCGACACTAGAATTTCAGCAGGATAGACAGATAGACAGAGGCAATAAATGGGGGGCTTGGTTCCGCTATGACTTAGAAATTTTTCCAAGTGCGAGCGGGCGAATGCAGTGGAATGGAGCTATGTATACTGCAGGCAACCTGATGATCGGTAACGGGGCAAACTTTACAAGCTATTTAATCAGTGCGCCTAAATCCTGTTTTTACAGAAAAGACGCTTCTGAAATAAGGATTAATCAAAATTTACCAACTACACCAACTGCTCTAAACCCACGCTTTATGGGTCAAATTGTCGCCGGTCAAATAGAGGGCGATGCCTTCAATGGCAGCGCATCTTTGCACGTCATGAAACCTGACAATTCCCCGAATACTAACGCGGGTCAGACTACACTCGATCAAGCTAAAGACTCAGTAAACAGTGGTACGCCAAGTAGTATTGCTCTCGATCCAGTAGTTTTGTTTACCACCTCTACCTCGCAATCGCGAGGCTCAGACCCTACCAATACATCAGCATCATTAAACGATACGAGCTTTGATAGAACAGACGCCGCAGCTGGACAAATAGGCTATTTTTCTACCACAGAAAGGATTGTAAGGAGAACTGAAACTCCTCCTTTCATAGATGATACTTACCGGGCAGACGATCGCTATGGCCCTAAACCCGCATACGGTACTAACAACGAAGTTGTTCTGGATTCAGGTTCAAAAAGAAATGGACAGAACATCCAAACAGGTGACCAGCAACTGCTTACTAACAACACTGTAGATCCGCTTGACACAGAGTTCAGAACATTGGGTTGGGATGGTTACTGGGAACGGCGAGCTTCGCTTGCAGGTCTGCGCGTGATTGTGGGAGAGCGATTGGAATTGGGCAATCCCTACGGTTGGACGAGTAATGACCCGCTTTACCCGCCCGATCAGACAATGCCTCATGGAGACCGACAGCGGCGCACCCTGAGAGACAATTTGGCAGCAGTACAAGCAACAGCCGTTTACCACGTAGCCAACCCATCTGGAGCTAACGTCCCTATTGCCTGCCTAGCCACTACATCTCATCCGGGAACCCAAGCAACCATTGACCTAAGTAAAGACTTTAGGACTACAAATGGACAACTGAATACCAATTTCTTCACTGGGAAAGGCACCAACGGCTGGGAATACGCCCCGCCACCGACAGGCTTGGGTGGCAGTTGGGATACTGCGCTGAGAAACTTAGCCAGTTTTGCAGGGGAAATAGATGGTGCATTTCCACCCCGACAAGAAGGAGGACGCATTCACCCCAATCCCTTTTTAACTATGTGGGGTAATTTCTCCAACCTGCGGCGAGCAATAGAGTCTGGCAATAATAGCATTGCAGATAACACCTACAAGTACACTGCTGCCTGCACGATGGGTATGCTAGCTCAAAACATCAACCGGATTCAGACATCCACCATTAGCACTGCTGTACAGGTGCAGCAGTTGAGTGACGCTCTGCCCACTACACTGACGGCTACGGCGACAGCTAGTGATTATATTGCAGCAATGCCTTCAACTACAGATCCGGAAAAGGAAAGGAAAGAACGGTTACGCCTTATCCACCTGCAAAATCAAATTAAAAGAGACCGAGAGTTTGGTTTTGCTTTGGTACCACAAACAATACTAGACGATGCTAATCACAGCTATTCAGTACAATATCTCACCTCAGAAAACCCCCAGCCAGGAGGTACAGAAACCCCCTATACATTTGCTGGCATAACTTATGACAAAAATGTGGCGGCAGAGACTGCTACAACCAAAAAAACCCTTAAACTAAGCTGCAACTATAGGGAAGCAGCACCAAATGGGAATAACTATTTTGGTTTAGGCGCTCCTACCAACGTAACCGAAGAAAAACGTTTTATCCGCTTAGCAGTAAGTCTATGCTCGTCTACGCAGCTACCAGAGTTACCATCGCTTTATTATCTTTTCCCCACAGCAGCTCATGGTCGCAACAGTGTGGATGCCACTGTTAATAGCAACGAACCATACATTAGACAGACAAACGATGCTGGTATTTCTGTGATAGGCGGAAATTTTATCCCTCTCAACCCTTCAGATATTCTGGAGGTAACTCCAATAGATAATGTGGGCAGTTGGAGACTACCGCATACAACTGATGCAACAGGCAGGACAAGCAGAACCCAAATAACTAAACCAGACAATAGCCCAGAGTACGTTTCCCTCATAGACACCAGCTTCTACAATGGCCGGGAAATGATGACAGTGCGGACATTGGATGTAGATCTAAACCTGCTCAGAAGCACTTCCATAAACGGCAATACCTGGTTACCGACAAGTGGCATTGTCTACGCTTTCCGGGAAGATGCAGCGCGTGAAGATGCGATCTCCAGACCAGGTGCAGGTGCAGGTAGTTGCAGCACAAATGCACAGATAACAACCGGAGGCTGCCAAATGAGGGCTATTCCTATTGCTAATAACCCTCAAGACCCTGCTGTCAGTGCAAACGGGGTCTCACCCAAACCAGTAGATTACTACGCCGACCCAGACCGTCGTCCTCATGGCTTCCGATTATTTAATGGTAGAGATATCAGCCGTTCTGGTAATAAGGGTTTGAGCTTCATTTCCGATAACCCGGTTTACATTCAGGGTGATTTCAATTTCCACAGCACGGATGGAAATACCAACAATCTGGAGGAATTTACACAACGACTCGATGATAATACCTGGACTCCGGCTAATTTCTACACTGACAGAACTACGTTGGATGCTAATTTTGCTAGACCTGCTACTGACCATTGGCGACCATCTGAAATTCTGGGGGATGCAGTTACTATCCTTTCCAATAGTTTCAAAGAAGGCAATATAGCGGATGGCATCACAAATTCGGGTACGCCTGCTACGCATTCTTTCCGTGCCATGAATGGCCCTAATAGTGGTCGTGCTAATAATACTTGGGTTCGGGAGGATGGCACAACAAGTAGTGTCAATCTCCCCATCAAAGTCTCCCGCAACGGTAACCCATTATATTGTGGGGCTGGTTCTGTAACTGGGATCTGCACTAACCCAACTGAGGAAACAAGTTTTCGACCCTTAGACACAGACTATGCGATCTTAGCTAATCCGATTGTGCTCAACACAGCTACGCCAACTAGGGTCAACGCCATGATCATCAGCGGTATTACGCCGTCTGGACAGGGACTATCTTATGGCGGTTTCCAAAATTTCCCCAGGTACATAGAAAATTGGCTGAACGTTAATCAGGTTATTTCCGGGTCTTTCATGCAGCTAAACTTCAGCACCTACGCCACCGCCCCCTTCAGACAAAATGCTTGGGAACCGGGTACGACTGCCAACGGTGGCTTCCCTAAATACTACAGTGCGCCTTTACGCCGCTGGGGTTACGATGTGGGGCTACAATATGCACCGGCAGCGCCAGTAGCACAGCGCTTGGGATCGCAACCGTCCTCCCGCAGCGAGTTCTACAAAGATTTAAGAGCAGACGACTTATACATTTGCAAATTACGTCGGGCTATGAACAGGCTCGATCCCACTCTAGATCAACCATCTCTAACAGAGTGCGACTAACTGCGGAGGTCACAATGTTATCACTAAAAACTCAGTCGATTCAAAAATCAAACACTATGAGCCTTGCCCTAGCATTACTCAAGCTTTCCAAACCAAAT is part of the Argonema galeatum A003/A1 genome and harbors:
- the rpmB gene encoding 50S ribosomal protein L28; the encoded protein is MSRVCQLTGKKANNAYAISHSHRRTKKLQEVNLQWKRVWWAEGKRWVKLRLSTKAIKTLDHKGLAAMAKEAGLDLNKF
- the hpsA gene encoding hormogonium polysaccharide biosynthesis protein HpsA, yielding MLNRKQTKAIKKFIYTIFKQFWQLSRSTSRKLSRWLVRNLLNIGRRRRMATARSGFVLPTVVMLLLVVALVVAALLFRTGSRTNQVIGAREEQVIYNAATPAIERAKAKLEYLFRKDKRFPSGPPSDEMLLSMLTNEPAQYSNPALTTQLNPNPYKLNDETELGNINPNIDGKPDPAWSYKIDVDGDGNPETVVYSITLKRRETAGSITLENSTDQQKANSLVVRNGPINSRITTDPVCAALTATPAPPAGGAVPVRATNENDWFPQGSATLRKTFQVDAIVISNKAGTSRTVATLEFQQDRQIDRGNKWGAWFRYDLEIFPSASGRMQWNGAMYTAGNLMIGNGANFTSYLISAPKSCFYRKDASEIRINQNLPTTPTALNPRFMGQIVAGQIEGDAFNGSASLHVMKPDNSPNTNAGQTTLDQAKDSVNSGTPSSIALDPVVLFTTSTSQSRGSDPTNTSASLNDTSFDRTDAAAGQIGYFSTTERIVRRTETPPFIDDTYRADDRYGPKPAYGTNNEVVLDSGSKRNGQNIQTGDQQLLTNNTVDPLDTEFRTLGWDGYWERRASLAGLRVIVGERLELGNPYGWTSNDPLYPPDQTMPHGDRQRRTLRDNLAAVQATAVYHVANPSGANVPIACLATTSHPGTQATIDLSKDFRTTNGQLNTNFFTGKGTNGWEYAPPPTGLGGSWDTALRNLASFAGEIDGAFPPRQEGGRIHPNPFLTMWGNFSNLRRAIESGNNSIADNTYKYTAACTMGMLAQNINRIQTSTISTAVQVQQLSDALPTTLTATATASDYIAAMPSTTDPEKERKERLRLIHLQNQIKRDREFGFALVPQTILDDANHSYSVQYLTSENPQPGGTETPYTFAGITYDKNVAAETATTKKTLKLSCNYREAAPNGNNYFGLGAPTNVTEEKRFIRLAVSLCSSTQLPELPSLYYLFPTAAHGRNSVDATVNSNEPYIRQTNDAGISVIGGNFIPLNPSDILEVTPIDNVGSWRLPHTTDATGRTSRTQITKPDNSPEYVSLIDTSFYNGREMMTVRTLDVDLNLLRSTSINGNTWLPTSGIVYAFREDAAREDAISRPGAGAGSCSTNAQITTGGCQMRAIPIANNPQDPAVSANGVSPKPVDYYADPDRRPHGFRLFNGRDISRSGNKGLSFISDNPVYIQGDFNFHSTDGNTNNLEEFTQRLDDNTWTPANFYTDRTTLDANFARPATDHWRPSEILGDAVTILSNSFKEGNIADGITNSGTPATHSFRAMNGPNSGRANNTWVREDGTTSSVNLPIKVSRNGNPLYCGAGSVTGICTNPTEETSFRPLDTDYAILANPIVLNTATPTRVNAMIISGITPSGQGLSYGGFQNFPRYIENWLNVNQVISGSFMQLNFSTYATAPFRQNAWEPGTTANGGFPKYYSAPLRRWGYDVGLQYAPAAPVAQRLGSQPSSRSEFYKDLRADDLYICKLRRAMNRLDPTLDQPSLTECD